TTATGGGCAATGGCGCATAGGACCCATCGGACCCTTACAACTTATTCGGAGCGGAGCTCCGGGGACTGCATTCTCCGCCCAGGCGCATCTGCGACCAAGCGGAGCTTGGGAACGAGTGGGCTATTCACAAAAAAGCCCCCCGTTGCCGGGGGGCTTGGCATTCGGGTCTTAGCCGCAGAACTTCTTGTTCAACTCGTCGATGCTCTTCTTGCAGCGCTCGGTCACCTTCCAGGCGTCGGGCCAGAAGCAGAGGTCGATGGTCCACCAGTCGTGGGGCACGCCGGCGTCGAGGAGCGCGGGCACGATCTCGTCGAAGTTCAGGTAGCCGTCGCCGAAGGGCGGGTGGCTGCTGGTCTCGTCGTGGTGCAGCGTGCCGTCGGAGTCGATAAGGTGGATGTGGTTAATCTTGCCCTTAAGCTTCTGGGCCATTTCGAGGCAGCCGCCGGGGAGCACTTCTTTGGCGCCGTGCTGACGGGCGCCTTTACCGGCGACCATTTCCGCGTGGCAGGTGTCGAATTCGATGCCGAAGTTTTCTTCGTTCACTTCATCGACAATGCGCAGCACGTCGGAGGGCTTGTTGAAGGCGAAGCCGGGTTCGAACTCCCAGGTGACGTAGCAGCCGAGGTCGGCGGCGATCTTGGAGCATTCCTTCCAGGTGCTGACGACGCGCTTCTTGGCCACGTCGTAGTCGATCTCCGCGTGGATCGTGGGGGGCTGGACGCAGTCAACGCGCACGCCCTTGATGCCGAGGTCGTGGGCAAACTGGGCGCCCTGCTTGAAGGCGGCGATGTAGCCGGAGGGGTCTTCGGCGTTGACGAGCTTTTCGCCCCAGAGATTCGGCACGAAGCCGGAGAACCCGATGCCGATTTCCTTCGCCTGGGCCACGATCTTGTCGCGGTCTTCCTTGTTCGGGGCGTTTTCGGGGCTGGGGTGGATCGAGAAACCGCCCACTTCCACGCCGTCAAAATTCAAGCTCTTGAGGGTCTTCAGCACTTCTTCCCAGGGGATGGGGCTGTTTTCGTAAGGGCCAATGCTGTAGGCCCAGCTTCCGATGGAGATCTTTTTCATGGTGACGTTGTTCCTTCTGGTTTCGGTGGTCGCAGGGCCACCGGCTCTCGCTTCCTGCAGATATTTATTACCGCGCGTAGCTTCCGATGGCCGGAGCCTGGGGGTTCACATCCGGGCCGAAGTAGCGGAGGATGACCAGGGGGCATTCCTTGGCCAGATTCTCGACTTCGTAGCCTTCGCCGGCGCGTTTTGCGGTGATGAACACTTCGTCCTCGGTCATCTCGCCGAAGCGGATCATGTCGGGGCTTTCGAGGGCGAGATTGCCGACGCGACCGCGACCCTGAACGGTGATCAGGCTGGTGGCGCCACGATCTTTGATCGTGACCTTCTTGCCGGGATTCACCGTCAGTTCCTTGGCGGAGAAGTAGTCCTTGCCCTTCACGCCGCCGTAGACGATCCAGCGATCGGTGTGGGCGTCGTCCTGGGTGTCGATGATGGGTTCGAGGTAGTGGTTTTCCTTGAAGTTCGGATCCACGTTCGATTCCCAGTCGAGCTGATCGACGATGAAGTCGATGTCCTGATGCTTGTCGGCGGGCATGTCCTTTACCAGCAGCGCCCAGGGCACGTCGCGGCCTTCCACGAGGCTCTGGTACATGCCGAAGACGTCGCTGCCCCACTGGGGTTCATAGGTTACCAGGGAGCCGGGGGCGTGAAGTATGCACGGCCCGATCATCCAGCCCGTGCCGGGCTTCAGGCGGTAGGCCTTGGAGAGATCGAGGATGCCGTTGTCGCCCTTGTTCCAGTTCTCGATGCAGCGGCGCACCTGCTCGCGGGTGGTGCCGGGTTCGAGGCCCATGAAGGTGTAGGGGAAGTTGTTGCCGATGGCGTTCATCTGGGGCGGGAAGTAGTAGGACTCGGGCTTGCCTTCCTGGCCCACCAGCGCGGCCTGTTCGGCGTTCTGGTGCATGTGGTGGGGGATGGGGCCCATGTTGTCGAAGAATTTGGAGTACACCGGCCACTTCTTGTACGTGTTCCAAATGGCGTCGCCGATGATCTCGCCACCGAGAGCGTCCACGGCGTCCTTCAGGGTGAAGCGGGCGCCGTCATGGACGACGTAGCTCAGGCCTTCGTCTTCATTGCGGTTGTCGTTGGCCGCCGGGGTGGTGGAGCCAAACCAGCGCTCGTCGATGCCGCCGCGGTGCTTGCCCAGCGCGTAGTAGTCCTGGGGGTGCAGCTTGAGGCGGCGTCCCGGCTGCAGGAACGAGCGGGGCACCCAGGTGGGGGCCAGGCGCAGGATGCCTTCGCCGGCTTCCAGCGCGCCCTTGGCGGCCAGTCCCGCCTTGTCTCCGGAAATGGTATTCATGGTCGACTCCTTCGAAAAAATAACACTACCTTGGTCGTACAGGGACAGAGTTCACCCCTTCGGGGCGTCTGTCCGCGGAAAATGATTGCGGGGGCGGGCCGTTCCACAGCTTTCGTGGCCCGCGGGTGCGCGAGAACGCGGCCTCCTTTATACCACTGGAGCGCCCCGCACGCAAACGGGTATCGCATCCCCGAAACGCGATGGCGTATAATACACAATATTCCACCGTCATTGTCATCTGGAAATCCCGCCCTCAAGGAGTCCCCTGTGCACACCACCCCGCCCCGCCGGCCCATGGAGCACCACAGCCTCGCGGAAATACGGGCGCGCCTGGCGGATTTCACCCCGGAGACGGCGGCTTCCCGCAGCGCGAAACGTGTGGCTGCGGTGGCGATGGTGCTGCGTCACGGGGAAGACGGCGCCCTGGAGGTGCTCTTCATGCAGCGCGCCACCCGTGAGGACGACCCCTGGTCCGGCCAGATGGCCTTCCCGGGCGGGCATGTGGATGCGGACGATCCCAGCGTCGAGGCGGCGGCGCGTCGGGAGACCCTGGAAGAGGTGGGGCTGGCCCTGACGCCGGACATGCTTCTGGGGCGGCTGAGCGATGTGGTTGGTGGACGCCTTCGGACCTTTGAGCTGGCGGTGTGCCCGCTGGTGTATTATTGCCCGGATCCGGGCGAACTGGTCCACAACCACGAGGTCTCCGCCACCGTGTGGGTACCCCTGGCCTATCTGGGCGATGGGCGCAATATCAGCAGCTATTACTACGAACAGCAGGCATTCTCAGGTTTTAGCTATGGTCCCTACACGATCTGGGGGCTGACCTACCGGATTCTGGCGCAGTTCATGGGAATATTCGGAATTGCCCTGCCCACCGCGTGGCCCATGACGCAAGGGGAGTAAGGGAGAACCCTTGCGGAGACGGCGAAAGATAGGTTTCCGTGTCCCCGTGAGTCTTGTACTCGATACCGTGCTATACTGACTTAGCTGTCGTTTCCAACGTGTCGGCCCCAACCCCGCGAGGTATCCATGGAAAAGTCGAAAAAGCTCATCACGCCCTTCCGCGTCGCCAATGTGGTCATGCTGCCCCTGCTGATCCTGTCGATCCTTGTGCAATACAATGATCCCGATGGCATCGTGTGGATGTTGATCTACGGGTATAGCGTGGTTGTTACCGTGCCCGCCATCTTCGGCGTTTACACGGCCTGGGCCATTCCCGGTACCCTGGGCTATCTCGGTGGCTTCGCGGCGCTGGTGCCCACCTTTGAGCACCCCTATCTCAAGAGTGAACTTACGCGCGAGGGTGGCGGGCTGTTCATCGCCGGCGTGTGGATGCTGTGCCTGGCGATCGCGTGGTATCGCAGCCCGGCGCGGATCGTGGCGGCTGATCCAATGCCCACGGGGACCCTGCAGTTGGTGCGGCCCAAAACGGGCGGCGGCGGCGGTGGGTGCGGGAGTGGGAGTTGCGGGTGTGGGAAGAAGTAGGGTTGTTGGGGTACGTATGGGTCGTATGGGTCGTATGGGTCGTATGGGTCGTATGGGTCACTGGACCTATAAGATCCATAAGACCCATTTTTCTACTTGGAGTTTATGGTTGAGTCGCTTGTGCTGGCTGCTGCTTTTCATTAGCGTTCCAGCTTTCGCCGATGATCGTCCCTGGCCCGCGCTGCCTTCGGAGAACGCTTCAGCCGAGCTGCCCGCGCAGGAATGGGCGTTCCAGCCCGGTCCCCGCACGATCACGGCCTATGTCTATTACTCCGGCGGAGCACTGGCAAACGTCAACACCGAGACGGGGCTCTTTCTGAGCCTCCACAACTGGGGCGGCACGAACGCCATCGGCGCGCCCGATCCGCTGGTGCTGGCCGAGCGCTACAATGTCGTGGCGATCTGTGTGGACTATCTCCAGAGCGGGAAATACGACGAAGCCACCCAGCCGCCCTACGATTTTGGCTATCTTCAAGCGCTGGATGCGCTGCGCGCACTCTACTGGGTGCGCAAGGGGTTGATCGACGGCGGCCATGCCTATCACGATGGTCGGACCTATGCCGCGGGCGGCTCGGGAGGCGGCAACGTTAGTCACATGGCCAACAAGCTGGCGCCCCGTACCTTCGCGGCGATTGTGGATTGCTCGGGCATGGCGAAGTTGAGTTATGACATCGCCTTTGGTCGTCCGGGGGGCTCCTATCTCGACGCGGGCTACAGCCGCAACCGGAAGAGTCCGGACTATCTCTCGAAGGATGCGCGCGACCTTCGCGACATTGGCTTTCCTTCACACCTCACGCAGATGGTGGCGCTGGGCAACGAGGCGCGGGTCTTTGTCGTCCACGGTGCGCGGGACAAGGTGTGTCCCACGGCGGACAAGCAGCGGCTGGTGCGGAACATGACGCGGGCGGGCTTGAAGATCGACGCACGCTTCATTGGCGAAAAGGATCTCGACGGCGAGGTGTTCAAGGACACGGGCCACAGCGTGGGGGACCGCACCCGGATCTTGCAGCACGTAGCGGATGCCGCGTTGCTGCCGGGAAGTCCCGATGCCGCCGTGCGAAAGGGAGCCAGCGATTTCGAGCGGCGCGAGGTGATTCGCTACGCAACGAAGAACGGCGCGTGGGAAATAGATTTCGCGGCGGGGTATCCCGTGGGACGCTTTGTTCCGTAGGGACAGCGTCGCCCCGAGTCTGAATGTAGCGAATCGTACCGCTGGTGCACAATTTCGCCCGCGTAGGGCGAAAATCACTTCCACTGGCGAGGCTGTCCTGTCGTCAGCGAGGGGGACGGGGATTTTCAGCGCTGACATTGCGTCGCGAAAGATTCTGATTTCTAAGAGTAGCTTACGCGAGGCTGAGAGGTGCGTTGGCAGTGCCAAGCCACGACGTCATACGACAGGACATCCATGATAGGTTTTTGTCAAGCGACGAATGGGAGATTCGTCTCCGCTGGGCTTCATACCTGGGTTTGTATGCTATTCTAGACTTGCCTGCCCGGAGGATACGGCAACGCTGGCGAGCGACCGGAGCGCCGCAGCAGGCGGGTTATACGGATGAGGGCGGTTCGGCGTTGTCGTTCCGCCCTATTTTTTCAATGTCATCTGGCAACCCTCTAAAGCGTTAAACGCACAGTATGGTCGAGCGCACCTTGCTTGTTACCTCATTGGGCCAACGGGGATCGATGGGATCAACGTGACCAGACATCCATTTGCAGCATCCGAGCGCCGGAGCGCCTTCGCCGAAGTTTGAGTTTGGGTAAACCCGCCGGCCTCCAAACAGCCCCAAGGGGTATCGTGGAAGCTCCACTTGCCCAGTCCTGTCGACGGGAGGACCGGCGGAAAAAAAGTGCGCGGATAGGCGGTTCAGGCCCTGGTAAACATTGTGAATTCCTTTTGGGTCTTGTCGACGCACATCAGATAAGCCACCAGTTTTCGCGCGACAGCCAGCGTGGCCTGGTTGCTGTTCGCGCCCTCGGCCAGCGCCTTGTCGTGGGCCTCCTTGAGTTGAGGATTGAAAGTCGGGCCCTTCTTGGCCGCTTCGATGAGCACCCACTGAATGTGGGGATTGCGTTGCTTGGACAGGGGGCCGCGTGTACTCTTGCCCGCAGACTCGCGCAGGGCGCTGCACAACCCGCAGTAGCTGACCGCCTTCTTAACCGAGGAGAAGCGCCAGGGATCCCCGATTTCCAGGGCCCACGTCAGCGCGGTTATCGGGCCAACCCCGCGAATGCTCTGGAGACGAGTCACACGTTCGGAAAGCAGTGTGTGCTTCTCCAGCTCTCGCACAATCATCCGCTGGTTCTGTTCGAAGGCTTCCACGCTGCCCCGCGCCAGCATTAGCAGGTTCTTCACCGACGCCGGTGTGTCTTGCAAGTTGTCCATCAGGTGTGTAAAGTAACGCTTCTGGTGCAGTTTGTCGCTGTCATACTCCTCGCCCACTTCCATGAGAAAGCCGCCCAGCCGGTTCTTGAAGCGCGTGGACTCGCACTTGAGCAGGTTGCGGTACCGCAACGCACGGCGCAGTTCGCGCAGCGCGCGGGGGAGCATAAAACACTCCGGGAAGAAATTGGCCTGCAGCAGGCTGGCCAGAGCACGCGCATCCATCCGGTCGTTCTTCTTCTTGCCCGCCCCAATCGCCTTCAGCTTATGTGGAGAGCCAACTTTAACCGCGCACCCCAGTGACTCCAGGTAATCATAAATCCAGGCAGTGAACATCGTGGCCTCCATCCCAAACTCCCGCTGGCCGCGGAAGCTGCTGCGAAGACCTTTGACCCAATCGCCAATCTCTGTCCG
This region of Candidatus Hydrogenedentota bacterium genomic DNA includes:
- a CDS encoding IS110 family transposase yields the protein MRKYYAVGMDVHKKTISYCVINACGERVAEGRINANRTEIGDWVKGLRSSFRGQREFGMEATMFTAWIYDYLESLGCAVKVGSPHKLKAIGAGKKKNDRMDARALASLLQANFFPECFMLPRALRELRRALRYRNLLKCESTRFKNRLGGFLMEVGEEYDSDKLHQKRYFTHLMDNLQDTPASVKNLLMLARGSVEAFEQNQRMIVRELEKHTLLSERVTRLQSIRGVGPITALTWALEIGDPWRFSSVKKAVSYCGLCSALRESAGKSTRGPLSKQRNPHIQWVLIEAAKKGPTFNPQLKEAHDKALAEGANSNQATLAVARKLVAYLMCVDKTQKEFTMFTRA
- a CDS encoding sugar phosphate isomerase/epimerase, which gives rise to MKKISIGSWAYSIGPYENSPIPWEEVLKTLKSLNFDGVEVGGFSIHPSPENAPNKEDRDKIVAQAKEIGIGFSGFVPNLWGEKLVNAEDPSGYIAAFKQGAQFAHDLGIKGVRVDCVQPPTIHAEIDYDVAKKRVVSTWKECSKIAADLGCYVTWEFEPGFAFNKPSDVLRIVDEVNEENFGIEFDTCHAEMVAGKGARQHGAKEVLPGGCLEMAQKLKGKINHIHLIDSDGTLHHDETSSHPPFGDGYLNFDEIVPALLDAGVPHDWWTIDLCFWPDAWKVTERCKKSIDELNKKFCG
- a CDS encoding transmembrane 220 family protein, which gives rise to MEKSKKLITPFRVANVVMLPLLILSILVQYNDPDGIVWMLIYGYSVVVTVPAIFGVYTAWAIPGTLGYLGGFAALVPTFEHPYLKSELTREGGGLFIAGVWMLCLAIAWYRSPARIVAADPMPTGTLQLVRPKTGGGGGGCGSGSCGCGKK
- a CDS encoding CoA pyrophosphatase, giving the protein MHTTPPRRPMEHHSLAEIRARLADFTPETAASRSAKRVAAVAMVLRHGEDGALEVLFMQRATREDDPWSGQMAFPGGHVDADDPSVEAAARRETLEEVGLALTPDMLLGRLSDVVGGRLRTFELAVCPLVYYCPDPGELVHNHEVSATVWVPLAYLGDGRNISSYYYEQQAFSGFSYGPYTIWGLTYRILAQFMGIFGIALPTAWPMTQGE
- a CDS encoding DUF2920 family protein — protein: MSRLCWLLLFISVPAFADDRPWPALPSENASAELPAQEWAFQPGPRTITAYVYYSGGALANVNTETGLFLSLHNWGGTNAIGAPDPLVLAERYNVVAICVDYLQSGKYDEATQPPYDFGYLQALDALRALYWVRKGLIDGGHAYHDGRTYAAGGSGGGNVSHMANKLAPRTFAAIVDCSGMAKLSYDIAFGRPGGSYLDAGYSRNRKSPDYLSKDARDLRDIGFPSHLTQMVALGNEARVFVVHGARDKVCPTADKQRLVRNMTRAGLKIDARFIGEKDLDGEVFKDTGHSVGDRTRILQHVADAALLPGSPDAAVRKGASDFERREVIRYATKNGAWEIDFAAGYPVGRFVP